Part of the Hyalangium minutum genome is shown below.
TCACATCGCTCTTCCCGAGCATGCTACCCCTCTACAAGTTGGTATCGGGCGCGAGCTGCCGGCCCGACAGCGCTACTCCCAGTTCTTGCCCGTGGACAAGTCGTACAGCGAATCCCGCTTGGCATCCGGCTTCAGCTGGATGTTCACCGGATTGGCAATCACTTTGCCTTCCGACGGGATGTACTCGGTCACCGTCACCGAATCCCGCAGGATCTGAGTCACCCGGCCACCCTGGCGGCCCATGCGGGCGTTGCGGCGCACCACGTGCCCGCGGCCCATCGGGTCCTCCACCATGGCGATGGGGTTGGCGTCGCCAGTGACCACCGCCACCAGCTTGAGCTGATCCAGGTCCCACTGGCACAGCGGCTGATCGCACGTCGTCGCCACCGTGTTGTTGGTCGTCCGCTGCAACTCCTCGAGAGGAGAGCGGAACGGATCACGCTTGCCCACCGGGTTGTACGAATAATTCACGGAGGATTCGACCGCCGCGGCCGGCTTCGGCGCGGCAGCTGCGGCCGGCTTGGCGGCAACCGGCTTGGAAGGAGCCGCAGGCTGCGGGCTCCCTCCACAAGCGGCCACCGACAGGGCCAGCGCAACCGTGGTCATCTTGAACTTGAGCGTCTTCATCCTCTTGATCCTCATCTGACCCTATTTCTTGTGCGGATCAACTTTATTGCCCGACTTCGCATCCTTTGCAGCCGCCGCCTGGTCGACGAACCGGAAGGTCGTCGCCACGAAGGTGCTGGAAAGAATGACCTTCTCGTTCTTCACCGTCGGCCTGCCCAGGTCGATGCCGTTCACATTCACGATGCGGCGCATGTTCGCGATCTCCTGCATGAACATGGCGATCTCGTGGTAGTTGCCGCTGACCGTCATCTTGATGGGGATGCGGGCGAAGAACTCACCGCCAGACACCGACTCCTTGCCCGGCTCCACGCGAGCGATCTCCAGGCCCGACTTCTTGCCCACGTCGTTGATCTGCGCGAGCAGCTCGTCGATTTCCTTCTTCTCGGGCAGCTCCGTCAGCGCCTCGGCGAGCTTCTGCTCCAGCACGTCCATCTCGCGCCGGCGCTCGTTGAGGTTCTGGGCGATCTCGCTCTTCTCCGCGAGGTCGATGTCCAGCTTGCGGCGCTGCTCCACCTGCGCCTTGATCTGATCCTCGGTGGGCTGAACCATGAGGAAGAAGT
Proteins encoded:
- a CDS encoding type 4a pilus biogenesis protein PilO: MEQYLDKIAKAPAGAKYGGLAAAVILLTAANFFLMVQPTEDQIKAQVEQRRKLDIDLAEKSEIAQNLNERRREMDVLEQKLAEALTELPEKKEIDELLAQINDVGKKSGLEIARVEPGKESVSGGEFFARIPIKMTVSGNYHEIAMFMQEIANMRRIVNVNGIDLGRPTVKNEKVILSSTFVATTFRFVDQAAAAKDAKSGNKVDPHKK
- a CDS encoding pilus assembly protein PilP: MKTLKFKMTTVALALSVAACGGSPQPAAPSKPVAAKPAAAAAPKPAAAVESSVNYSYNPVGKRDPFRSPLEELQRTTNNTVATTCDQPLCQWDLDQLKLVAVVTGDANPIAMVEDPMGRGHVVRRNARMGRQGGRVTQILRDSVTVTEYIPSEGKVIANPVNIQLKPDAKRDSLYDLSTGKNWE